The window CAGCGTGGCCATCGATAGTTACGATAATATCTTTCATAAATAAACCTTCTCGCGCCCGGATCCTGAACTTTTCGATCCGCAGGCTGATGTCATGATTTCAGAATGCTGCCGAGCACATCGAGGAAGATCCTGTTTTCCTCTGGTGTCCCGATTGAGACCCTGAAAGCTTCTTTACCGAGCCCCCATGGATTAGCGGATCTGACGATGACTCCCCTGTCCATCATCTTTCCGACGATATTCTCATGTTTATCTTCAAGCGGGACAGCAAGTAGAAAGTTTGTCTGGGATGCAGGAACATCGAATCCCAGCTTTCTAAGGTTGTCGCCGATCCATTCTCTCTGCTGGTTGTTTTCATCTATCCGTTCTTTCAGGCTAGCTCTGTTCTTGAGAGCGGCTCTCGCGGCTATCTGGGCAATCCGATTCACGTTAAATGGCTGCCTCACCATATGCAGGCAAGTGGCAAGGTCCTCATGCGAGATCGAATATCCGATCCTGAGTCCTGAAAGTGAGAATGCTTTGGAGAATGTCCTGAGGATGATGATGTTCTCTCGTTTTCCCAGAATACTTTTTGTGTCAGGGTAATCGTCAGCTGTGACATATTCAAAATAGGCCTCATCGAATACTACTAATATATCGTCAGAGAGACCTTCGAGAAAGGTGTCGACTTCACTTGCCGTCACATAGGTGCCTGTCGGATTATTCGGGTTGCAGATGAAGACCATTTTTGTCGCTGGAGTCAAAGCGTCCTTCAGGGCAACCAGGTCAAGTCGATAGTCTTTCAACGGAACTTTGATCTCGGCCACGCCAGCCTGCTGGCAAATGAGGGGATAGGCAATGAAACTTGGAAATGGATAAGCTGCTTCTTCTCCAGGGTTGATAAACGCCCTGACAAGCAGGTCAAGTATCTCGTTCGAACCGTTTCCTACAAATATCTGCCCGGGATCCACCCCGTGATATTCAGCCAGTTCGTGACTGAGATAATGACTTCCAGAATTGGGATAGCGACCAAGCTGGTCAATCTCGTCCATTATGGCCTGTTTTATTTCGTCCAGAGGCTCGTGGGGATTCTCGTTCGAGGCAAGCTTGATTATTTCGCCCTTGATATTCTTCTCTCTCCTCAACTCTTCTACCGGTTTGCCGGGAATGTAAGGTTTTACATTCTGGAGATGCTTCTTCATCAAGTCCTTAACGCTCATCAATAACTCCTTTTCAATAATCCGGATTTCTCTCTAAGAATCCTGTTTTCCTCGTTTGTCAGCACCCTTATCTCTCCAGGTGCCAGATCCTCGAAGAAAAGATCCCCCAGCGCTGCCCTGTGCAGGCTGATGATCCTGTGTCCAAATTTCTGAAACGTCCTCCTGATCTGCCTCTTTTTCCCTTCGTGAATAATGATCTTAAGCGTCGTACTTCTCTCGTCTTCTTTGAGGACAATGGCTCTGCAAGGAGCGGTAGTGAAATCCTCAAGTCGAACTCCAGACCTGATCGCCTTCAGGGCGGAAGCAGTTATCTTTCCATCGATTGTGACAATATATGTCTTATCTATTTTGAATTTTGGGTGAGTCAATCTATATGAAAGGTCTCCATCGTTTGTCAGCAAAATGATTCCAGAGGTGTCCATGTCAAGCCTGCCGACCGGAAATAGTCTTTCTTTAATCCCACTATCTCTGGCAAGGTCGATTACAGTTTTTCGATTTCTACCATCAACAGCGGCGCTCAGGATACCCCGAGGCTTGTTCAGGACCAGAATCACTTTTCGAGTGTAAATCTCTATACACTTTCCATCTATCGTTACGATATCTGACCCAGTATTAACCTTCGTCGAAAGGTCTGTAACGAGATTATCGTTTATGAAGACTTTCCCTCCATTTACGAGATCTTCGCATTTTCTGCGTGATCCGAGCCCGGCGGAAGCGAGAAATCTATTGATCCTGATTATTGGACTCATTACTGGATAGCGTTCTTCCCGTCTTCTACATCGGCTTCTGTATCCGTGGATAGATCTTGACTTTCACCTGACTCATCTGCGTCTTGCCTGGAGTCCTCATCCTCCATAACAGACTCTGCTTTTTCATTCGAGTCATCCCCGGAATCAACCGAAGATCCGGTATCTGCCTGCGATGCATCCGGGATC is drawn from Candidatus Latescibacterota bacterium and contains these coding sequences:
- a CDS encoding rRNA pseudouridine synthase, with protein sequence MSPIIRINRFLASAGLGSRRKCEDLVNGGKVFINDNLVTDLSTKVNTGSDIVTIDGKCIEIYTRKVILVLNKPRGILSAAVDGRNRKTVIDLARDSGIKERLFPVGRLDMDTSGIILLTNDGDLSYRLTHPKFKIDKTYIVTIDGKITASALKAIRSGVRLEDFTTAPCRAIVLKEDERSTTLKIIIHEGKKRQIRRTFQKFGHRIISLHRAALGDLFFEDLAPGEIRVLTNEENRILREKSGLLKRSY
- the hisC gene encoding histidinol-phosphate transaminase; translation: MSVKDLMKKHLQNVKPYIPGKPVEELRREKNIKGEIIKLASNENPHEPLDEIKQAIMDEIDQLGRYPNSGSHYLSHELAEYHGVDPGQIFVGNGSNEILDLLVRAFINPGEEAAYPFPSFIAYPLICQQAGVAEIKVPLKDYRLDLVALKDALTPATKMVFICNPNNPTGTYVTASEVDTFLEGLSDDILVVFDEAYFEYVTADDYPDTKSILGKRENIIILRTFSKAFSLSGLRIGYSISHEDLATCLHMVRQPFNVNRIAQIAARAALKNRASLKERIDENNQQREWIGDNLRKLGFDVPASQTNFLLAVPLEDKHENIVGKMMDRGVIVRSANPWGLGKEAFRVSIGTPEENRIFLDVLGSILKS